In the genome of Sinorhizobium chiapasense, the window CACGGAAAGCAGCAGCACGGCACCGAGCACGAAGGGCAGAAGCCAGGCCGGCTCGCCAGACGCTGATCGCCGCCTCAGCGAGCGGAGGGCGCGCCCTGCCCGGCCATCGCTTGGCAAGCTGTCCTTAAGGGAACCATCTTCCGTAACGTGAGGCATCGCCGGCAACTCGACGCCGCTCAACGCCCGCGCCAGTACGTTCGGCAGTTTTGCGGAAGCGGTTTGGGGAGGCCGGCTTTCCGCCGCCTCCCCGCCACCGAATAGAAACCGCAATGGGCCGAAACCCGCCCTGGACAAAAAGCGTCGAGGCGACTCCGGGAATCCGGAGCCGCCTTCCGCGTCAGATTCCGCCGGAGCGCTTCGGCGCCGGCTGCGGGCGATCTCGTCCGCTCGCGTCATCAGCCGATCAGTTCGTCTCGAAAATGCCGGAGAAGGTTTTGAGGTCCGCTTCGGAGTTCTTGACCGCCGCGGCGGCATCGACCGGCAGTACCTTGATCGTTTCGCGGGCCGGATAGCCTTCCGGCAGCGCCACGCCGTTGCGGGCCGGGATATAACCCATCTTCACCGCGACCTTCTGGCCTTCCTCGGAGAGGAGGAAGTCGACGAATTTCTTCGCAGCGTCGACGTTCTTCGCGGTCTGCAAAATGCCGACCGGCTCGGTGACGGCGGAAACCCCCTCGGCCGGGAAGACGAATTCCACCGGCGCGCCCTTGGCCTTCTCGCGGATCGCCATGAAATCGACGAGCATGCCATAGGCCTTCTCGCCGGTCGCGACCGCCTTCAACACGCCGCCATTGCCGCCGGCGGCCGTCGCGCCGTTTTCGGCGAGCGCCTTGTAAAAATCCCAGCCGAGGCCGGGAATGGCGGCGAGCGTCTCGGCATGGATCAGCGCCGCGCCGGAGGTAAGCGGGCTCGGCATGGTGACGAGGCCCTTGGCCTCGGGCTTCACAAGATCCTGCCAGCCTTCCGGCTTCATCTCAGCAGAGGTGTTGTAGACGATGCCGGTGGTGATCATCTTGGTCGAGTAATAGGCGCCGTCCGCATCATAGAGCGCGGCATCATAGCCCGCCGCTTCCGGCGACTTGTAAGAGAGCAGATGCCCGCCCTCCTTCAGCCGCTGCATCGTCACCGTATCGGCGATCAAGAGCACGTCCGCCACCGGATTGCCCGCCTCGATCTCGGCCATCAGCTTGGCCATGATCTTCGTCGTCCCCTCGCGCACCCACTCGACCTCGACGCCGGGGTTCGCCGC includes:
- a CDS encoding ABC transporter substrate-binding protein, translating into MKTLLSAVAAALVAGLLSTAAYAESLVLYTSQPNEDAQATVDAFKAANPGVEVEWVREGTTKIMAKLMAEIEAGNPVADVLLIADTVTMQRLKEGGHLLSYKSPEAAGYDAALYDADGAYYSTKMITTGIVYNTSAEMKPEGWQDLVKPEAKGLVTMPSPLTSGAALIHAETLAAIPGLGWDFYKALAENGATAAGGNGGVLKAVATGEKAYGMLVDFMAIREKAKGAPVEFVFPAEGVSAVTEPVGILQTAKNVDAAKKFVDFLLSEEGQKVAVKMGYIPARNGVALPEGYPARETIKVLPVDAAAAVKNSEADLKTFSGIFETN